One Cicer arietinum cultivar CDC Frontier isolate Library 1 chromosome 8, Cicar.CDCFrontier_v2.0, whole genome shotgun sequence DNA segment encodes these proteins:
- the LOC101488627 gene encoding LOW QUALITY PROTEIN: uncharacterized protein (The sequence of the model RefSeq protein was modified relative to this genomic sequence to represent the inferred CDS: inserted 1 base in 1 codon), which yields MTSSMLPDDENKLEGFTTEQLNNYLVQYTWEGKWQHVIAMYYNFPMLQTKSFLKLNGTALHVAIDLNKTNVVNELLNAIFIHNVHNNDDGGEVTALKTGNQRGDTPLHIAATRGYGRICKLIIGGKKERIYLLRKKNNYGETPLFQAAINWKKESFPYLCHISKETVQLEDLVRDNGDTILHAAIQGEYFDLAQIIVHYYDFLITHSNEEGSTPLKVLATRPSAFKSTSNILGYKRILYNCIFVEQLDAERTMKPYLIKMEANQNSNKMKFPNNYNVLYDFVSIWLGATGNDTYPHIDTRKKIPKKMEQLNSEREIDPEKWFVVKYLIGSKNMCDIENPFEVKDPSDNNNQLKSEKHPFRFLPPNYETFQQLVKYAYVHILSLCGVGVNDLKIAKQKHQWSSQLLKELMKKPYEAFKGDNGGRPTEIDIDPDIYNTYLQLKQDDDIDTEDTPFLVAARNGIVEMVKEILIEMPSAIHNINSKKENALHVAVKYKQPVVVETLRKHSDPQVWSNMVLAVDEDKNTILHLAADVLSDYKPLKIPGSALQMMWDIKWFEYIRSLVPQHFYFISNNITRQKPEERSNDSTSQTPGERSNDNTSQTPGDIFRRKHATLIKDXWLKDTSESCSVVAALVAGVSFATASAVPGRTTDEGTPTLEGKPAFDIFAISSLVGLCFSVTGLIMFLSILTSRKQPNDFRKDLPLKLLLGLTSLFVAIASMFVSFCTGHFFLLNHKYKSVMFPLYGATCIPVTFYAIAQFPLYYDLVAAISTKIPVATIESNKL from the exons ATGACATCTTCGATGCTTCCTGATGATGAGAACAAATTAGAAGGCTTTACAACCGAAcaactaaataattatttagtgCAATACACATGGGAAGGTAAATGGCAACATGTGATTGCGATGTACTACAATTTTCCAATGCTACAGacaaaaagttttttaaaattaaatggcACTGCTCTGCACGTAGCGATCgatttaaacaaaacaaatgtTGTTAATGAGCTTTTAAATGCAATTTTTATACATAATGTGCATAATAATGATGATGGGGGTGAGGTTACGGCATTGAAAACGGGAAATCAGAGAGGAGACACACCATTACACATTGCAGCAACAAGGGGTTATGGTAGAATATGTAAGTTGATCATAGGGGGAAAAAAGGAGAGGATATATTTGttgaggaaaaaaaataattatggaGAGACACCACTTTTTCAAGCTGCTATTAATTGGAAAAAAGAATCATTTCCTTACCTTTGTCATATTTCTAAAGAGACAGTCCAATTGGAAGATCTTGTACGAGACAATGGTGATACTATTCTTCACGCTGCAATCCAGGGAGAATATTTTG ATTTGGCTCAGATAATAGTACATTATTATGATTTCTTGATCACACATTCCAACGAAGAGGGATCTACTCCTCTCAAAGTCCTTGCCACTAGACCTTCAGCCTTCAAAAGTACAAGCAACATTTTAGGGTATAAGCGAATTCTATACAACT GCATTTTTGTGGAACAACTGGATGCTGAAAGAACAATGAAGCCTTATTTGATAAAGATGGAGGCTAATCAAAATTCTAATAAGATGAAGTTTCCAAATAACTATAATGTTTTGTATGATTTCGTTTCTATATGGTTAGGTGCCACTGGCAATGACACTTACCCTCACATTGACACCC gaaaaaaaattccaaaaaagaTGGAACAGTTGAACTCAGAAAGAGAGATCGACCCAGAAAAATGGTTTGTCGTTAAATATCTGATCGGCTCAAAAAATATGTGCGACATAGAAAATCCATTCGAAGTAAAAGATCCATCAGATAACAATAATCAACTTAAATCAGAGAAACATCCATTTAGGTTTTTGCCACCAAATTATGAAACCTTTCAACAATTGGTTAAGTATGCATATGTTCATATTCTTAGCCTTTGTGGAGTAG GGGTAAACGATTTGAAGATTGCAAAACAGAAGCATCAATGGAGTAGTCAGTTATTGAAGGAATTAATGAAAAAACCTTATGAAGCATTCAAAGGAGATAATGGTGGGAGACCAACTGAAATAGATATTGATCCTGACATCTACAACACGTATCTTCAATTGAAACAAGATGATGATATTGATACAGAAGATACACCCTTTTTGGTAGCAGCTAGAAATGGAATAGTTGAAATGGTGaaagaaattttaattgaaatgcCAAGTGCTATACATAACATAAActcaaagaaagaaaatgcGTTGCATGTTGCAGTGAAGTATAAGCAACCAGTTGTTGTTGAGACTTTGAGAAAGCATTCAGACCCACAAGTTTGGAGTAATATGGTACTTGCAGTTGATGAAGATAAGAATACTATATTGCATTTGGCTGCTGATGTATTAAGTGATTATAAACCTTTGAAGATTCCTGGTTCAGCCTTGCAAATGATGTGGGATATTAAATGGTTTGAG tATATCCGAAGCCTTGTGCCACAACATTTCTATTTCATAAGCAACAATATCACTCGCCAAAAACCAGAGGAAAGAAGCAATGACAGCACTAGCCAAACACCAGGCGAAAGAAGCAATGACAACACTAGCCAAACACCAGGCGACATCTTCAGAAGAAAACACGCAACTCTTATAAAAG AATGGCTAAAAGATACATCCGAATCATGCTCCGTCGTGGCAGCGCTCGTTGCTGGTGTTTCGTTCGCCACAGCGAGCGCTGTCCCTGGCCGAACAACAGATGAAGGCACACCAACGCTAGAAGGCAAACCTGCATTCGATATATTCGCCATTTCTTCGCTCGTCGGTCTTTGTTTCTCTGTTACCGGACTAATCATGTTCCTTTCGATTCTAACTTCTCGAAAACAACCCAATGATTTTCGAAAAGATTTGCCGCTGAAACTTCTTCTCGGGTTAACCTCTCTTTTCGTGGCGATTGCTTCCATGTTTGTTTCGTTCTGCACTGGACATTTTTTTCTGcttaatcataaatataaatcgGTGATGTTTCCACTTTACGGAGCTACTTGCATACCTGTGACTTTCTATGCTATTGCACAATTTCCTCTGTACTATGATCTTGTTGCAGCTATTTCAACTAAGATTCCAGTGGCAACTATTGAAAGTAAcaaattataa